A single Osmerus mordax isolate fOsmMor3 chromosome 9, fOsmMor3.pri, whole genome shotgun sequence DNA region contains:
- the LOC136949517 gene encoding cell division cycle-associated protein 4-like isoform X3 produces MFPKGTKRKFSDSGDEPGAAGEETQSSSMAMRMLSSYSLQRQSLLDMSLIKLQLCHMLVEPNLCRSVLIANTVRQIQEEMTQDGTWQIMTQALSAAQCPADHLVATEVLCRQAEAAQGEQGPKPLSEEEEGYHEEDEEEEEDEEEEEVVVEEGEGKVTMSSGVPQAPAPYLPGSFGLDPRWEEDHDEEEDEEEDSEECGSGSEGEEGDNRLVGDSRTAEQVFGTFEIKTPAPSPDPALEELFSDVDASYYDLDTVLTGMQSAPKMGPYDLLESLSSHGPSALSSSSSCRADLNELDHIMEIIVGS; encoded by the coding sequence ATGTTCCCGAAGGGCACGAAGCGCAAGTTCTCCGACTCCGGGGATGAGCCGGGGGCGGCCGGCGAGGAGACCCAGTCCAGCTCGATGGCCATGCGGATGCTCTCCTCCTACAGCCTGCAGCGCCAGTCCCTGCTGGACATGTCCCTCATCAAGCTGCAGCTGTGCCACATGCTGGTGGAGCCCAACCTGTGCCGCTCGGTGCTCATCGCCAACACGGTGAGGCAGATCCAGGAGGAGATGACCCAGGACGGGACGTGGCAGATCATGACGCAGGCCCTGAGCGCGGCGCAGTGCCCCGCCGACCACCTGGTGGCCACGGAGGTCCTGTGTCGGCAGGCCGAAGCGgcgcagggagagcaggggcccaagcccctctcggaggaggaggagggctaccacgaggaggacgaggaggaagaggaggacgaggaggaggaggaggtggtagtcgaggagggagaggggaaggtcaCCATGTCCTCTGGCGTCCCCCAGGCTCCGGCCCCCTACCTGCCGGGTAGTTTTGGGCTGGACCCCCGCTGGGAGGAGGACcacgatgaggaggaggacgaggaggaggacagtgagGAGTGCGGGTCTGggtcggagggggaggagggggacaacaGGCTGGTGGGAGACTCCAGGACAGCAGAGCAGGTCTTTGGGACCTTTGAGATTAAAACCCCAGCGCCCAGCCCCGACCCCGCTCTGGAGGAGCTGTTCTCCGACGTGGACGCCTCCTACTACGACCTGGACACGGTGCTGACGGGGATGCAGAGCGCGCCTAAGATGGGGCCCTACGACCTCCTGGAGAGCCTGTCCTCCCACGGGCCCTCGGCCctcagctccagctccagctgcCGAGCCGACCTCAACGAACTGGACCACATCATGGAGATCATAGTGGGCTCCTGA
- the LOC136949517 gene encoding cell division cycle-associated protein 4-like isoform X2 gives MGRNGAEQKLLVACTKVETCSSWDRGAMLMPVPSTGKRSNMFPKGTKRKFSDSGDEPGAAGEETQSSSMAMRMLSSYSLQRQSLLDMSLIKLQLCHMLVEPNLCRSVLIANTVRQIQEEMTQDGTWQIMTQALSAAQCPADHLVATEVLCRQAEAAQGEQGPKPLSEEEEGYHEEDEEEEEDEEEEEVVVEEGEGKVTMSSGVPQAPAPYLPGSFGLDPRWEEDHDEEEDEEEDSEECGSGSEGEEGDNRLVGDSRTAEQVFGTFEIKTPAPSPDPALEELFSDVDASYYDLDTVLTGMQSAPKMGPYDLLESLSSHGPSALSSSSSCRADLNELDHIMEIIVGS, from the exons ATGGGCAGAAATGGTGCAGAACAAAAGCTGCTTGTTGCTTGTACAAAGGTTGAGACGTGCAGCAGCTGGGACCGGGGTGCTATGCTAATGCCTGTGCCTTCGACAGGAAAG AGAAGCAACATGTTCCCGAAGGGCACGAAGCGCAAGTTCTCCGACTCCGGGGATGAGCCGGGGGCGGCCGGCGAGGAGACCCAGTCCAGCTCGATGGCCATGCGGATGCTCTCCTCCTACAGCCTGCAGCGCCAGTCCCTGCTGGACATGTCCCTCATCAAGCTGCAGCTGTGCCACATGCTGGTGGAGCCCAACCTGTGCCGCTCGGTGCTCATCGCCAACACGGTGAGGCAGATCCAGGAGGAGATGACCCAGGACGGGACGTGGCAGATCATGACGCAGGCCCTGAGCGCGGCGCAGTGCCCCGCCGACCACCTGGTGGCCACGGAGGTCCTGTGTCGGCAGGCCGAAGCGgcgcagggagagcaggggcccaagcccctctcggaggaggaggagggctaccacgaggaggacgaggaggaagaggaggacgaggaggaggaggaggtggtagtcgaggagggagaggggaaggtcaCCATGTCCTCTGGCGTCCCCCAGGCTCCGGCCCCCTACCTGCCGGGTAGTTTTGGGCTGGACCCCCGCTGGGAGGAGGACcacgatgaggaggaggacgaggaggaggacagtgagGAGTGCGGGTCTGggtcggagggggaggagggggacaacaGGCTGGTGGGAGACTCCAGGACAGCAGAGCAGGTCTTTGGGACCTTTGAGATTAAAACCCCAGCGCCCAGCCCCGACCCCGCTCTGGAGGAGCTGTTCTCCGACGTGGACGCCTCCTACTACGACCTGGACACGGTGCTGACGGGGATGCAGAGCGCGCCTAAGATGGGGCCCTACGACCTCCTGGAGAGCCTGTCCTCCCACGGGCCCTCGGCCctcagctccagctccagctgcCGAGCCGACCTCAACGAACTGGACCACATCATGGAGATCATAGTGGGCTCCTGA
- the LOC136949517 gene encoding cell division cycle-associated protein 4-like isoform X1 — protein sequence MLHSRWFSGFVKSVVIPPSRSQPKMGRNGAEQKLLVACTKVETCSSWDRGAMLMPVPSTGKRSNMFPKGTKRKFSDSGDEPGAAGEETQSSSMAMRMLSSYSLQRQSLLDMSLIKLQLCHMLVEPNLCRSVLIANTVRQIQEEMTQDGTWQIMTQALSAAQCPADHLVATEVLCRQAEAAQGEQGPKPLSEEEEGYHEEDEEEEEDEEEEEVVVEEGEGKVTMSSGVPQAPAPYLPGSFGLDPRWEEDHDEEEDEEEDSEECGSGSEGEEGDNRLVGDSRTAEQVFGTFEIKTPAPSPDPALEELFSDVDASYYDLDTVLTGMQSAPKMGPYDLLESLSSHGPSALSSSSSCRADLNELDHIMEIIVGS from the exons ATGCTACATTCCCGGTGGTTCAGTGGGTTTGTTAAAAGTGTGGTTATTCCGCCCAGCAGGAGTCAGCCTAAAATGGGCAGAAATGGTGCAGAACAAAAGCTGCTTGTTGCTTGTACAAAGGTTGAGACGTGCAGCAGCTGGGACCGGGGTGCTATGCTAATGCCTGTGCCTTCGACAGGAAAG AGAAGCAACATGTTCCCGAAGGGCACGAAGCGCAAGTTCTCCGACTCCGGGGATGAGCCGGGGGCGGCCGGCGAGGAGACCCAGTCCAGCTCGATGGCCATGCGGATGCTCTCCTCCTACAGCCTGCAGCGCCAGTCCCTGCTGGACATGTCCCTCATCAAGCTGCAGCTGTGCCACATGCTGGTGGAGCCCAACCTGTGCCGCTCGGTGCTCATCGCCAACACGGTGAGGCAGATCCAGGAGGAGATGACCCAGGACGGGACGTGGCAGATCATGACGCAGGCCCTGAGCGCGGCGCAGTGCCCCGCCGACCACCTGGTGGCCACGGAGGTCCTGTGTCGGCAGGCCGAAGCGgcgcagggagagcaggggcccaagcccctctcggaggaggaggagggctaccacgaggaggacgaggaggaagaggaggacgaggaggaggaggaggtggtagtcgaggagggagaggggaaggtcaCCATGTCCTCTGGCGTCCCCCAGGCTCCGGCCCCCTACCTGCCGGGTAGTTTTGGGCTGGACCCCCGCTGGGAGGAGGACcacgatgaggaggaggacgaggaggaggacagtgagGAGTGCGGGTCTGggtcggagggggaggagggggacaacaGGCTGGTGGGAGACTCCAGGACAGCAGAGCAGGTCTTTGGGACCTTTGAGATTAAAACCCCAGCGCCCAGCCCCGACCCCGCTCTGGAGGAGCTGTTCTCCGACGTGGACGCCTCCTACTACGACCTGGACACGGTGCTGACGGGGATGCAGAGCGCGCCTAAGATGGGGCCCTACGACCTCCTGGAGAGCCTGTCCTCCCACGGGCCCTCGGCCctcagctccagctccagctgcCGAGCCGACCTCAACGAACTGGACCACATCATGGAGATCATAGTGGGCTCCTGA